TTGGACAATCTCGCCGGTTCTGATGTGGCGGACTTAATCGCCACCACCCTACACTCCCCCCGGTCCTTGGTGCAATCCTTAGCCGATTTAGTCTATGCCAAGACCCGGGGTAATGCCTTTTTTACCCTGGAATTTTTGAATTTCCTCTATCAGGACGGGTTGATTTATTTAAGTGGCGATCGCCAAACCTGGAACTGGAATTTGGCCCAAATTGAATCCCTCGGAATCACCGATAATGTGGTTGATTTAATGGAGAGTCAACTGGTCAAATTTAACCCTGAAACCCAAACCCTCTTACAGTTGGCCGCTTGTATTGGCAGTCCCTTTGATTTGGAAACCTTAAGCCGAATTGCGCGATCGCAACCCGAGGCGGTGTTAAGCCATTTATTTTCCGCCTTGCAAAGTGGATTTGTCATTCCCATCAATGAAAATTATAAATTATTGAGGGTGCTTCCCGAGATTGACACCGGAAAAATTCAGTTTAAATTTTTGCATGATCGCGTTCAACAAGCCGCCTATTCTTTAATCCCCCCAGCTCAACTTCGCGATCGGCACTTAGAAATTGGACGCTTGCTCTGGAGTAGCGCCAATCCCTTGGCCCTCTCCCTGGAAGACCCCTCCTTGGAGTTACCTGAAGGCTTATTTATTATCGTTAATCATCTCAATCAGGGGAGTGAGTTGATGACGGAAGAATTGGAAAAAATAAACCTGGCTCACCTCAATTTATGGGCGGGCAGAAAAGCGAAAATAGCCAGTGCTTATAGTCTGGCCGCTCAATATTTAAACCACGGGTTGAATCTGTTACCCTCCCCGAGTTGGCAGACTCATTATGACCTCACGCTCCAGCTTCACCTAGAAGCGGTAGAAGCGGAATATCTAACCACCCATTATCCGGAAGTAAAAGCCCGGGCAGCGGTGGTGCTCAACCAGGCCCGAACGCTGTTAGAACGGGTCAAGGTTTATCAAATCCTCATCCAATTGTATAGTGGGATTAACCAGCTTCAAAAAGCCGTTGATACCAGTTTAATGGTGTTGGAAATGTTGGGGGTTTCCCTAGCTGAATTAGTCCCCATTCAGTGGGATATTGGGGAATTATCCTCTCTTCCCTTGATGGAGGATGCCGATAAATTAGCGGCGATGCAGATTTTAATGAGCGTCTGGGGGACAGCGCTCATTGTGACCCCGGAATCGGTCCCCAGAATGGCCTTGACGATGGTCAAGCTCTCCCTGGAATATGGAAATTCCCCCTGGGCAGCCTTTGCTTATGCCTATTATGGGTTTAATCTTTGCCGTTCAGGGGAGATAGAACGAGGGTATCAGTTAGGACAGTTTGCTTTAGAATTGTTAGAGCGGTTCGAGAGTGCAGAAAGCCGCTGTAAAGTCTATCATATTTTTAATGGATTTATCCGACATTGGAAAGAACCTCTCCCAGAGGCGATCGCGGGTCTAAGGACTACGGTGCCTCTAGGGTTGGAAACCGGGGATTTAGAATATACCTGTTATGCCACGATGCAATATAGCTGTTACTCTTTGCTGAGTGGGGAGCCTCTAGGGAAAGTCATCAAAAAGCATGAAGACTCTTTGCAAATCATTAAGAAATGCCACCAAGAAATTCAATTTTATTACACGAAAATTTGGTTGCAATTGGCGTTAAATTTCCGGGGAGATGCCCGGGAATTTGAGCGGTTAAATGGGGAAGCTTTTGATGATATCCAAGACCTGGAACTGTTAACCCAAAACAAGAGTGAAACCTCTTTATTTTGCTTCCATCTAGCCCAAGGGATGCTCAGTTATTATTTAAAAGATGGGCAAAAAGCGGTGGAGAGTCTGACGATCGCCTCGGAATATGAAGCCGCGATCGCCTCCTTGATGCCCTTGGGTCAACTGCCCTTTTATGATTCCCTGGCCCGATTAGCATTATATCCCTCTCTGGAGGGGCCTGAGCAACAAGAGGTCCTGCAACGAGTGGAACTTAATCAAATGCGCCTGCAAGATTGGGCCAACTCTGGACCGATGACCTATCAACATAAATATGATTTAGTCGCGGCCGAAAAAGCCCGAATTCTCGGTCAAAATTGGCAAGCTGCGGAATTATATGAGCGGGCCATTGTTGGGGCTATGGAGCATCATTTTATCCAGGAAGAAGCCTTAGCTTATGAGTTGGCGGGAGAGTTTTATTATCAGCGGGTGATGAGCCAAATTGCTGAACTTTACATCCAAAAAGCCTATGCCCTCTATCAACAATGGCAAGGTGGGGCAAAAGTTCAACAATTAAGCGCCCAATATCCCCAGTGGTTGGACAAACCCCAAAAACCGAGTGAGTCCGAGAATCTGAGTGGAAATCAGTCAGAAACCATTCAGTCAACTAGCAGTAACCCGGAAGTGGTGTTGGATTTAGTCAGTATTTTAAAATCATCAGCAGCCCTGACGCGGGAAATAGAAATCGACAAGCTTCTTGGGGCTTTAATGAAAATTCTGATTGAAAATGCCGGGGCGCAAAAAGGCTATTTAATTGGAGAAGAAAACGGGGAATGGATGGTTCAAGCCGCCATTGATGAAAATCTGGTCACGACTCAACCGGGAATCCCTTTGAATGCCGTAGGAGAAAGAACAGGGCATAACTTTCTCTCCGGGGCGATCGTCCGCTATGTGATTCGGACGCGGGAAACGGTGGCTTTAAACGATGCCACATCCGAAGGACCCTTTCGAGGCGATCGCTATATTCGCGCCTTGCAGCCGAAATCCATCCTCTGTATGCCTATTTTAGACCGGACGAAACTCAGTGGGATTATCTATTTGGAGAATAATCTCATTTCCGGCGCATTTCCTAGCGATCGCCTGGAAGTTTTAAAATTTTTATCGGTCCAGGCAGCCATCTCTTTAGAAAATGCCAAACTTTATACCTCCTTGCGCCAAAGTGAAAGCAAATTCAACCAATTTTTAGAAGCCCTCCCCATTGGAATTTCTGCCCTAGATCCTACCGGGAAATATCATTATATGAATCAGGCGGGACAGCAATTGCTCGGACCCACCCCGGCGCCTATTTCCTTAGAAGAAGTCTCCACCTTTTATCAAGTTTATCTCGCCGGTAGCGATCGCCTTTATCCCCAGGAACAACTCCCGGGCATCCGGGCCCTGCAAGGGGAAGCGGTCATGGCAGAAGATTTAGAAATTGAACGGGCAGGGGAGAGAATTCCGCTTCAAGTGTATTCCACACCCATTTTTGACGAAACCGGGCAGGTGATTTATGCCATTAATGCCTTTACCGATATCAGCGATCGCAAACAAGCCGAAAAACTGATAGCCGACTACAACCACACCTTAGAGGTGCAAGTAGCCGAACGTACCGCAGCCTTACGTCAAAGCGAAGAACAGTTTAGAAAATCCTTTGAAAGTGCCGCAGTGGGAATGTGTTTGGTCGCCCCCACGGGGCAGTTATTAGATGTCAATACTGCGGTTTGCCAGATGTTGGGATATTCTAAATCAGAATTATTAGCCCTGAACATTCAAGATATTACCTATCCCGAAGACCGTCTCAGTGACAAAAGTCACTTAGAGGAACTGATACAAGGGCAAATTTCCTATTATCATCTGGAAAAACGCTACCAAGATAAAAGTGGAAAAATCATCTGGGGATTGTTGAGTGCTTCCCTGGTGCGCGACAGTGACAATCACCCCCTTTATACCATCAAGCAAATCCAAAATATTACCCTGAGAAAAAACCTGGAACTCAACCTCCAGGAAAAAACCGAAGAAATCGATCGCTTCTTTACGATGTCCTTGGATTTACTCTGCATTGGCGACCTGGATGGGTACTACCGCAGAGCAAGTTTGGGCTGGGAAAGAACCCTCGGATACAGTATTGCGGAATTAGAAGGACGGCTGTTTAAAATTTTCGATTTGGTCCATCCCGATGACTTGGAGTTAACAGTCAACGCAATGGCAGACTTGAGCGATGGCAAAGAGATCATCAATGTGATCAATCGCTATCGCCATAAAAACGGCTCTTATCGGTGGATAGAATGGCGTTCCATGCCCGCAGGTGACCTGATTTATGCAACCGCTAGAGATATCACCGAATCCCGAGAAGCGCAAGAGAAACTTCGCCACAGTGAAGCCAATTTAGCCAAAGCTCAGGAGATTGCTCATATTGGCAGTTGGGAATTTGATCCGGTGAATCAAAGTACCCTCTGGTCCGAAGAACTCTATCGGATTTATGGATTAGAACCCAGTCCGACCCCCCCCTCTTTAGAACCCCTTCACCCCCGGATTCATCCCGAGACTCCCTGGTTGGAACAACGGGAAATTCAAGACAAATTGAGGGCCGGTGAACCCTGGGAACTGAACCAGCCGGTTCAGTGCCCGAGTGGGGAAATTCGGGAGATAGAAGTGCGCGGCGAACCCGTTTTTGATGGGGAGGGAAACCTGCTCAAGTGGGTGGGTACCGTCCATGATATTACCGATCGCCAACAAATTGAAGCTAAACTCCGCCAGAGTGAGGCGGCATTGCGAGAAGCGCAACGGATCGCCCATATTGGCAGTTGGGAACTGGACCTGAAAACCGACCAACTCACGGCATCGGAGGAATGGTTCCAGATGTTTGGGGTTGAGTCCACAGACCCGGAATCCGCTTATCAGGAGCATTTTAAGGCGATTCATCCCGAGGATCGAGTCCAACTGCAAGAGAATCTCAACCGGGCGGTATTGGAGGGAAGGTCCTATCAAATGGACCTGCGGATTATGGAAGGCGATCGCATCTGCCGATACTTAGAAGCGCGAGGGGAAGCGGTTCGAGACGAGAGGGGATCGGTGATCCATCTGCGAGGAACGCTCCTGGATATTACGGAACGCAAGCGCACAGTCCTAGCCCTGAGCGACAGTGAAGAACGATTTCGCACCGCCTTTGACTATGCCGGAATTGGCATGGCCCTCGTCGGACTCGATGGCCGATGGTTGAAAGTTAACCGGGCCGTTTGCGAGATTCTCGGCTATTGCGAGAGTGAAATGTTAACCCTTGATTTCCAAACCATCACCCATCCCGATGATTTAGAAATGGATTTAAAGTATGTCACCAAATTGCTGGGGGGTGAAATCGGGTCTTATCAATTAGAAAAACGTTACCTTCACAAACAGGGGTATTTTGTGTGGGGACTGCTAACGGGTTCCTTGGTTCGCACCAGTGAGGGGGAACCGTTACATTTTATCGCCCAAATCCAGGATGTAACGCTTCAGAAACAGGCGGAACAAATTCTGCGATCGCAGATGCAACGAGAGCAGGTGTTGAGTCAATTTGTCCAAAGTATTCGCAATTCTTTGGAGTTGACCACGATCTCATTTAGTGCCGCCCATGAAAGCGGACGGCTATTAGGGGCGGATCTGGTGAAAATCGTTCAATATTTCCCCGAGGAGGGGTTGTGGCGGAATGTGGCGGAATATCAGCCCTTTGATACCGTCCCGAGTACCCTGGACCTGGATATTCCCGATGCCGGAAACCCCATTACTGAGGTGATTAAAGACTTACAACCCGTGGCTTTATCGGGGTGGGAACCGCAGCCGGAGGATCCTCGGGTGGAGTTGCTGGGCCGCTTGGCCGGTCACTGGTTGATTTTACCGTTACAAATGCGGACCGGGGTCTGGGGCGCTTTATGTTTAGCGCGGAATTTAAGTGAATCCCCTTGGGACAGTAGCCAGATGGAATTGCTCCTAGCCATTGCCAATCAACTGGCGATCGCCCTCAACCAAGCGGAACTCTACCAACAGGTGGAAAAAGC
The genomic region above belongs to Laspinema palackyanum D2c and contains:
- a CDS encoding PAS domain S-box protein; amino-acid sequence: MITLSDVSLTQKLYESSNSEVYRGYLQASGQPVILKSLRNAYSVPERLGWFWREYEVTRSLNLSGIPQIYGFSNEGNSPFFLLEDFGAESLSRLKIAGQLDLRDFLKLAIDITEILSQIHDKNIIHKDINPSNIVLNPQTGQVKIIDFGISAVLSKENPIFQNANRIEGTLSYMSPEQTGRMNRCIDYRTDFYSLGVTFYHLLSGTLPFQSEDQMEWVHSHIAKPPISLQTIKPQIPATLSNLIAKLMAKNAEERYQSAYGLKADLEECLRQIQTENTINTFSLGQQDRSDRFQLPQQLYGREREIQTLLAAFERTAEGNRELILVAGYAGVGKSALVREIHKPVAAKRGNFISGKFDQYQRNIPYLGLGQAFNEFCNFILGEPEAVFAQWRSRILAALGNSGQILIELIPNLEKIIGAQPPVADLGGQEAQNRLHWVVQNFLKALCDREHPLVIFLDDLQWSDLASLTLLEAILSDRDLQFLLIIGAYRDHEVDGTHPLMMTKAHLETEFPNLITIALDNLAGSDVADLIATTLHSPRSLVQSLADLVYAKTRGNAFFTLEFLNFLYQDGLIYLSGDRQTWNWNLAQIESLGITDNVVDLMESQLVKFNPETQTLLQLAACIGSPFDLETLSRIARSQPEAVLSHLFSALQSGFVIPINENYKLLRVLPEIDTGKIQFKFLHDRVQQAAYSLIPPAQLRDRHLEIGRLLWSSANPLALSLEDPSLELPEGLFIIVNHLNQGSELMTEELEKINLAHLNLWAGRKAKIASAYSLAAQYLNHGLNLLPSPSWQTHYDLTLQLHLEAVEAEYLTTHYPEVKARAAVVLNQARTLLERVKVYQILIQLYSGINQLQKAVDTSLMVLEMLGVSLAELVPIQWDIGELSSLPLMEDADKLAAMQILMSVWGTALIVTPESVPRMALTMVKLSLEYGNSPWAAFAYAYYGFNLCRSGEIERGYQLGQFALELLERFESAESRCKVYHIFNGFIRHWKEPLPEAIAGLRTTVPLGLETGDLEYTCYATMQYSCYSLLSGEPLGKVIKKHEDSLQIIKKCHQEIQFYYTKIWLQLALNFRGDAREFERLNGEAFDDIQDLELLTQNKSETSLFCFHLAQGMLSYYLKDGQKAVESLTIASEYEAAIASLMPLGQLPFYDSLARLALYPSLEGPEQQEVLQRVELNQMRLQDWANSGPMTYQHKYDLVAAEKARILGQNWQAAELYERAIVGAMEHHFIQEEALAYELAGEFYYQRVMSQIAELYIQKAYALYQQWQGGAKVQQLSAQYPQWLDKPQKPSESENLSGNQSETIQSTSSNPEVVLDLVSILKSSAALTREIEIDKLLGALMKILIENAGAQKGYLIGEENGEWMVQAAIDENLVTTQPGIPLNAVGERTGHNFLSGAIVRYVIRTRETVALNDATSEGPFRGDRYIRALQPKSILCMPILDRTKLSGIIYLENNLISGAFPSDRLEVLKFLSVQAAISLENAKLYTSLRQSESKFNQFLEALPIGISALDPTGKYHYMNQAGQQLLGPTPAPISLEEVSTFYQVYLAGSDRLYPQEQLPGIRALQGEAVMAEDLEIERAGERIPLQVYSTPIFDETGQVIYAINAFTDISDRKQAEKLIADYNHTLEVQVAERTAALRQSEEQFRKSFESAAVGMCLVAPTGQLLDVNTAVCQMLGYSKSELLALNIQDITYPEDRLSDKSHLEELIQGQISYYHLEKRYQDKSGKIIWGLLSASLVRDSDNHPLYTIKQIQNITLRKNLELNLQEKTEEIDRFFTMSLDLLCIGDLDGYYRRASLGWERTLGYSIAELEGRLFKIFDLVHPDDLELTVNAMADLSDGKEIINVINRYRHKNGSYRWIEWRSMPAGDLIYATARDITESREAQEKLRHSEANLAKAQEIAHIGSWEFDPVNQSTLWSEELYRIYGLEPSPTPPSLEPLHPRIHPETPWLEQREIQDKLRAGEPWELNQPVQCPSGEIREIEVRGEPVFDGEGNLLKWVGTVHDITDRQQIEAKLRQSEAALREAQRIAHIGSWELDLKTDQLTASEEWFQMFGVESTDPESAYQEHFKAIHPEDRVQLQENLNRAVLEGRSYQMDLRIMEGDRICRYLEARGEAVRDERGSVIHLRGTLLDITERKRTVLALSDSEERFRTAFDYAGIGMALVGLDGRWLKVNRAVCEILGYCESEMLTLDFQTITHPDDLEMDLKYVTKLLGGEIGSYQLEKRYLHKQGYFVWGLLTGSLVRTSEGEPLHFIAQIQDVTLQKQAEQILRSQMQREQVLSQFVQSIRNSLELTTISFSAAHESGRLLGADLVKIVQYFPEEGLWRNVAEYQPFDTVPSTLDLDIPDAGNPITEVIKDLQPVALSGWEPQPEDPRVELLGRLAGHWLILPLQMRTGVWGALCLARNLSESPWDSSQMELLLAIANQLAIALNQAELYQQVEKAREAADMANEAKSAFLANMSHELRSPLNAILGFAQLLLSHPSLSEDVKENIAIIQRSGEHLLTLINDILDLAKIEAGRTTILPTDFNLSNLLDDLQSMFSLKAQHKRLDFLVERSQEVPEYIRTDEIKLRQVLINLIGNAIKFTQRGQISVTIQGIPREGLSSFSQGSTLNLVCEVSDTGPGIALDELDRLFQPFVQTSTGLEAREGTGLGLSISRKFVELMGGSIQVRSQIGEGSTFSFEIPVTVAAASESKPIPPQRRALALEPNQPQYRILIADDRPDNRTFVVKCLKPLGFELLESSNGQETVALWEEWKPHLIFMDLRMPVMDGYEATQQIKGSMKGQGTAIVALTASYLEQENAVGLSSGFDAFIRKPFRDTELFDCLTQQLGVRFVYEDPGESSMPPLAVPPVPLTESDWSDIPLDWLNSFNVATKSCDVELMVALLHDVRDRHESLANTLTNWTQNFEFEQILTFIQSVLDSP